A region from the Bubalus kerabau isolate K-KA32 ecotype Philippines breed swamp buffalo chromosome 12, PCC_UOA_SB_1v2, whole genome shotgun sequence genome encodes:
- the ARGLU1 gene encoding arginine and glutamate-rich protein 1 — MGRSRSRSSSRSKHTKSSKHNKKRSRSRSRSRDKERVRKRSKSRESKRNRRRESRSRSRSTNTAVSRRERDRERASSPPDRIDIFGRTVSKRSSLDEKQKREEEEKKAEFERQRKIRQQEIEEKLIEEETARRVEELVAKRVEEELEKRKDEIEREVLRRVEEAKRIMEKQLLEELERQRQAELAAQKAREEEERAKREELERILEENNRKIAEAQAKLAEEQLRIVEEQRKIHEERMKLEQERQRQQKEEQKIILGKGKSRPKLSFSLKTQD; from the exons ATGGGCCGGTCTCGGAGCCGGAGCTCGTCCCGCTCCAAGCACACCAAGAGCAGCAAGCACAACAAGAAGCGGAGCCGGTCCCGGTCGCGCTCTCGGGACAAGGAACGCGTGCGGAAGCGCTCCAAGTCCCGGGAAAGTAAACGGAACCGGCGGCGGGAGTCGCGGTCCCGCTCGCGCTCCACCAACACGGCCGTGTCCCGGCGCGAGCGGGACCGGGAGCGCGCCTCGTCCCCGCCCGACCGCATCGACATCTTCGGGCGCACGGTGAGCAAGCGCAGCAGCCTGGACGAGAAGCAGAAgcgagaggaggaggagaagaaggcagagTTCGAGCGACAGCGGAAAAT TCGGCAgcaggaaatagaagaaaaacttATTGAGGAAGAAACAGCACGAAGAGTGGAAGAACTGGTGGCCAAAAGGGTAGAGGAAGAattggagaaaaggaaggatgaaATTGAGCGAGAAGTTCTCCGAAGGGTGGAGGAAGCCAAGCGCATCATGGAAAAGCAGTTGCTCGAAGAACTCGAGCGACAGAGACAAGCTGAGCTTGCAGCACAAAAAGCCAGAGAG GAGGAAGAACGTGCAAAACGTGAGGAGCTGGAGCGAATACTAGAAGAGAATAACCGAAAAATTGCAGAAGCACAAGCCAAACTG GCTGAAGAACAGTTGAGAATTGTTGAAGAACAAAGAAAGATTCATGAGgaaaggatgaaactagaacaagAGCGACAGCGTCaacaaaaagaagaacaaaaaattaTCCTGGGCAAGGGGAAGTCCAGGCCGAAACTGTCCTTCTCGTTAAAAACCCAGGATTAG